Genomic window (bacterium):
GCGATGCGCCCTCGTGTGACTTTTGCAGATACCCCACGTAGGACTGAAGCTCCTCCGTCGTCAACCCCGCCGCGTTATAGTCGGTCAGCTCCTTGATCAGAATACGAGTGGCATACAGGGCATTGACCGGAGAGAACGCAGCGCGCACCGTCAGAAAGTCGTTGGCGCTCAGTTCTCCGCTCTGGTAGCGCGCCCCGTCCGTTCCGGCCACCGCCAGTCCGGTGGACATCTCAAGCTCCTCGCACAGACCGCGTTCCTGCCGCAGAAACTGGTCGATCCCGTTTCGTGATGCCCCGGGCAGGGCGTGATAGACCGCGCCCGCCGCCATGACCCAGGCGGCTGTGTCGCGGCACGTGTGTGTGAGCGCCCGGCCAATCAGGACATAGGTCGATTCGGCCTCCGGCAATTCGACGATCCGGACATTGAGGCCATCCGGGTGTACCGGGTTCGGATGCGATGCCGGCTGCGATCCAGGCGGGAGCGCCGCCATGACCTGTGTTTCCCACGCCGATGCCATCGCTACCGTGACTGGTCCCGCCAGACCGGCGTAGACGTTGGCGTTGCTCAGAAAGGTCGCGCGAAAGGTGCGGAGGTTCTCGACGCTCACTTGTTCGACGCCGCGGTCGGTTCCGGCCGCCAGACCGCCCGGCCCTTCCGGATAGACTGCCGACCAGAACACCGCGCGGCTCAACGCCAGGGGATCATGACGCAGCTTTTCGATCATCGCATGTTGCTGTAGCCGCAGTTCGTCCAAACGCAGCCCCTCCAGCGTCTGTGGCCCCAGATGCCGCGCCAGAAGCGGCAGCGCCGCGGCCCAGACCGATGGCGGGCATTCGACGTCGATGGTGAACACCTCACGTTCGCAGGCGGCACGAATCGTGACTCCATGGTCTCGCAACTGTCCCAGTGTGGAATCGGCCGCCGGCGAGTACGGTTCGCTCAGGAGGGCAGCCATCATGGCGCCGGTGCCCGCGGGCAATGGCGATGGACCCAGTCCGAACAAGAGACGCGCCGCAATCGCCGGCGCCTCGCCATCCTCGACCACCACCAGTTGACGGGATGGGGGCGTTGAGGTGTCGCAATTGTTGAGGGTCAACACCAGCAGGACGGCCAACAGCATGAGTCGGTGCAGATGGGGTGCCATGACGTTGTTCCGGACCGGTCAGGATTGTCGCTTTCGGTCGCAGGTCCGGGCTCCGGCTTGTCAAGATAGGGGCATTTGGTATATTGCCCAAGGGTGGACAAGAGTCCGCCCACCTCCACCGCCGGACCGGGCCGACCTCACCATCCCGCCTGCGCCACGATGGCAAATGTATGACTTTAACGGGAGCCAGTATGCGAATTCGCCCGATCCATCCCGTCGTGCTCTGCTCGATCGCCCTGTTGCTGTGTCTGGCCGCCGACGTTGGCGCCCAGAGTGCCCGCAGTCTGCCGCTCTGGTTCGACGTCAGCGCCGCCCAGCCGCCCAACATCAAGATCAACACCGACGCCACCACCGAACTGCAGAACGAGGAGCAGGTCGCGGTCGACCCCACCAACCCGAACAATCTCGTCGCGGTCTGGCGAGACTTCCGCCTCGGCTACCGTCAGGTCGGCTGGGGGTACTCACACGATGGCGGCGCCTCCTGGATCGAAGGCGGGCTGATTCCCAGCACGCCCTATGATCGCGACTCCGACCCGGCGATTGTCTGCAATTCTCAGGGCGTTTTCTTCTCTGTCATTTTGTCATTCCAGGACAGCGGCAACGAGGATGGACTCTACATCCCGGTCTCCTACGATTCCGGCCTGACCTGGTCGTTCTGGTCGATCGCGGTGGAGAACTTCAACTCGCTGTTTGAGGACAAGGAGATGATGGCGGTCGACAACACCGGCGGACCGACCGATGGTTCGGTGTATGTGGCCTGGGCGCGTTTCGGCGCGACCACCGACATTTACTGCGTCCGCTCCTTCGACGGGATTACGTTTGATCTGGAACGTCTGGTTTCCGACCAGAGCGGCGTGCAATGGCCGGTGCCGGCGGTTGGCGCCGGTGGACGGGTGGTCATCGCGTGGTGGTCTTATGCCCGCGGCGCGATCATGTGCGATATCTCCACCGATCAGGGTTGGACCTGGGGCACGGACCGTGTCCTGCAGAACATCGATTTTTACCCCAGCCAGATCAACGGCGGCATCACCACATTCGGTTTCCCGGCGCTCACCGCCGATGTCACCGGCGGGCCGTTTCATGGCCGCTTCTATTGCGCCTTCGTCGACTATGGCCCCGATGGCCGGCTGGATTTGTATATGACGCGCTCGCTGGATGGCGGACTGACCTGGACCGGCCGCCAGCGCATCAACGACGACCCGCTGGGCAATGGTGTCGATCAGTTCCATCCCTGGATCGCTGTGAATCCCGACGGTGTGGTGAGTGTCGCCTTCTATGACCGCCGGCTGGATCCCGCCAATCTCAACTTCGATCTTTTCGTCACTCACTCCTTCGACGGCGGCCTCACCTGGACTCCCAACCAGCGCGTCAGCGAAGTCTCGTCGTCGCCCTTCAACGCCTTCGGCGCCAAGAGCGTCGAGCCCTTGACGCCCTATGACCCCAAGATCCCCATCGCTTACAGCCCCAACGCCGGGTTGATCGGCGAGTATATCGGGATCGCCGCCTCGCGCCTGCGCGCCACGACCGTCTTCACCGATACGCGCAACGGGCATCAGGATGTCTACGCCGCCAATGTGCCGCTGCGGCTTTTCCCGCCGAAATTGATGGCCCCGGCCGATGCGGCCATCTCGACCGATCCCGCGCCCACCCTGCAATGGGCCGACTGGTCGATCTATGATTCGGCGTGCATCTACACCGTAGAGTATGCGACTGATCCTGACTTTGCCGTCAACGTCACCCGGCAGAGCGGCCTGCCCGGTTACACTCTTGAAACCACCCCGCTGGCCGATGGCATCTGGCACTGGCGAGTGCGCGCGACCGATCCGTTCGGCGATTCCTCTGCCTGGTCGGCGTCGCGACGGGTCTGGGTCGATGCCACGCCGCCCGTCGTCCCCGCGCTGCTGCCTCCCTCGCCGCTGGATGGCGCCGTGACCATCGATGCCACTCCCGAGTTCTTCTGGAGCGCGTCGCCGGCCGGAAACGGCACGCCGGTCCGTTACACCCTTGAGGTTGCCCGCGACATTGACTTCACGCAGGATGCGCGGACCTACTCCGACCTGAGCGCAACTCTGTGGACCATTCCCGATGCCGACTCGCTGGCTCGAAACGCGACCTGGTACTGGCGTGTCGAAGCCGTCGACAGCGCCGGCTGGCATTCCGGCTGGTCGGTGGCGGAGGACTTCCTCGTCATCCCGCCCTACGTTCTGGGAGATTACAACAACGACGGCTTCCTCGATGTGGTTGATGTGGTCGGGATGGTCAATGTCGCTTTTCGCGGCGGCACGACTCCTGCGCCACCGCCCGAACGGATGGATGTCAATTGTGATGGCGCCTATGATGTGGTCGATGTGGTCCTGCTGGTCAACCACATCTTCCGCGCCACGGCGGCCCCGCATTGCCCCTGACGACGACGGACCGGGGGGAGTGGAAGCGCAGCGATTTCGCGTCTCGCTGCTTCGGAAACCAATGGGCTTTCGGCAGCCGTTTGAAGAGCTGATGGTGGAGGCCCGTTAAAGGGCCATCTCGTAAATCCGGTAGGTCTTGTAGCGCTGATAGCCGAGGTTCTTCGCCACCGCGTTCATCTCGTCGTTGTTTTCCAGCACCCACGACATTTCCGCTTCGCGGTACCCCGCCGCGCGTCCGCGCACATCGGTTTCGTAATTGAGCACCGTGTCGATGCCGCGTTTCTGATACTCCGGCAGGATGCCCATTACCAGCACGCGGATGCGTGTGCAGACTTTGCGGACCTTCGTGAGCCATAACAGTTTGAACAGGCCGAAGGGGAAGAGGCGGCCGTGCACGTGGATCAGCGCCTGGTTGATGTCGGGTAGTGCCAACGAGAAGCCGACCGGACGGCCATCGACCTCGGCGAACAGGACGATGCGCGGATCGATGATCTGCTTGAGCTCATTGCCCAAGTGGCGGAACTCGGCCTCGTCCATGGGCACAAAGCCCCAATTGGGCGCCCAGGCGCCGTTGTAGATGATCTTGACCCTGTCGACTTCTTCGTCAAACCGGCGCATGTCGATCGGACGTATCGTGACCCCGACGCGCCGGCGGATTCGGTCGACCAGACGGCCGGCCCGGTCATCAAACTTTCTGCTGTCGTCGGTGTGGTAGGCGTACACATCCATCGCCTTGACCATGCCATACCGCTCGGCGAAGTCGAGGTAGTATGGCATGGTGTAGGTCATCATGATCACCGGCGGGTGGTCGAAAGCGTCAACGAGAAACCCGATCTCATGGTTGGTGGTGAAGTTGGCCGGCCCGCGCATGTGCGTCATGCCGCGCGCCGCCAGCCATGCCCGCGCCGCGTCCCAGAGGGCGCGCGCGGTCTCGAAGTTGTTCTCGCACTCGAAGAATCCGAAGAAGCCGGTCTTCTCGTTGTGCGTGCGGTTGTGCGGATGGTAGATGTGCGCGCTGACCCGCCCGACCACCTGGCCGTCGCGCCGCGCCAGAAACAGCTGCACCTCGGCGTTGGCGAAGAACGGATTGCGCCGCGGATCAAAAAACGCCCGCCGCTCCGCCCGCAACGGACAGACCCAGTGGGGGCAACGCGCGTAGAGCTGCTCGGGAAAGCGTAGAAATTCTTCGCGATCGCGTCTGCTGTCGGCGGGTGCGACGACGTTGCGCGGCTGCATAAGATAAACAAAGAGCGAAGGTCTCGTTGTCAGGTCAAGTCGCTAATCTCATGGCCCGCATGCATCGCACGCCAGCGTCAGCGGCGACGCGGAGCGAAAAGCGACGTTCACCAAACGCACTATGTCAGAGACATCCACCACTCCGTCGCAGTTGTTGTCGGCGAGCTCAATCGGGCAGTAGGGAGTGCCCGTGCCCGCCGCGCCACGGAATGCCCGCCCCACAGCGCTGACCACGTCCAATACATCGATGACTCCGTCACACTGCGGGTCGGACAGACAGGGGCACACGCAGTCGCACAGGGCGGTGGCCAGTTTGGCCGGCGGTGAAACCGAGCCGCGGTTGTCGAGCGCCCGCACGCGAAGCGCGGTGTCCTCCGGAACGAGATTCATCCCTCCGACCAGTGTCGGGTATCCGAATTGTACCTGACACAAGACCGAATCTGCGCTTGTCGTGACCGTGTCGCAGAAGTTGTCAACGAAAAGGCCGCCGTAGCCAGCCCGCCATTGGTATGCCACCACCACCCCGTCCGAGTCCACGGCGTTGGTTCGAAACCAGGTGATCGTGCCATTCTCCACACAGGTGTCGCATGCGCCGTGGCATAGGAGAGACGGTGGAGAAAGTATGCGCGGAAGATGGTTGAACGAGTTGTCCACCGCCACGATCATCTCGGCCAGGTAGGTGTTGGAGTTGTCGTACACGGAAATCGCATCAATCTCAACGATGTACTGTCCTGTCGGAATGCTTCCGAGCAGCGGTACTGCGACTCGCTGTGCTCCGGCCGGCTGCACGACGGGTCCCAGGAAGCCAACGGTTGTGGATCCCTGGTACACCCGAATGAAAACCTCCGCCGCATCGGTCAAGTGATAGTCGGCTAGGACGAAACCGGTATCTGGACTAAAGTCGTTTGGTGGAAGATGGTAGGCGCCGATCGCGATCACGTCAATGCCGATCTGAAATCGATAGATCCCTGAGTTTCCGGTGAACTCCGTCGTCAGAAGCGCGTCCGCCAGTTGCATTGGCCGACACGAGGTGATCGGCACGCATTCCCGTCCGTGCGCGATGGCAAAGTCATGCGGACGAACCACAACCCCATCCGGAAGCCGGAACCGGTAAACCGCCAGCGGCTCCAATGATGGACTGAACTTGTACACGCGGCCGCTGTCCGCGTCCAGTGCGTACAGATTGCCAAAGTTGTCGACGTCGACGGACTGCAAGGTCGTGCCTGGCAGATCGAATTCGTCAAAGTTATAACCGAACGGCGCGTAGGGAGATCGGATCAACCGGCAGACGCGGTGGTTCCCTTGGTCGGCCACATAGATCACCGTGTCGATCTGCGCGCCGTCCACGACACTCCGACCGAAGCACACCGACGACGGTGACCGGAATTCCAAGATGCCACCCCCGCCCGTTGGCGGGCCGATCCGCTCCGGGGCGCCGAAGCCGAACAACACGACCTGATTGTTGCCCTTGTCGGCCACCACCATCCGAGTCTCCGCGCGATCGACATCCGTCGGGTACTGGAAGCCATAGGTGTACTGCGTGCGATAGGTCACGCCCGTCGTGCGGTCGTCGGGGTGGTTGGGCTGCGTTTGCAGCTCATACTCCGCGATGCGATTGTTTCCCGCGTCCGCGATCCAGTAGACATACGGTCCGCCGCAGATGCCCATCGGTCGATTGAATTGCTCCGGTCCGGGGCCCTGCGAGCCAAACGGGGCAATAAACTCCGGTTCATCGGCATCGGCGCCCAGAACCTGCGCCCATGACCAGTCCGTCACCGCAACATAGTCATGGACAGCGATGTTTGGGGAGTAGTCCACAGCGGCGCAGACTCCCCACGGCACGCTGGCGATATCGTGCCCGAACCTCCGACGGCTGGAAGCAGACGTGAAGACCGCCATGCCGGGATAGAGTTCCTTCTCGAGAAGAACGGAGTCGCGCTCAAGGTAAGTGAAGTCGCCAAGTAGCCCCGTTGCGGTGGCAGCGGCGACCGGACTTCCTCGGTGTGCCTTCGACACAGGCCCAGACAGTCGCGCCAGTGGGGAGGCGGCCGGAATCGACGATTCCGGGATCATCCACCGTCCCCGTTCGTCGCGCACGAATGCGACGACTTCGCGGGTCATGGCCATGCTGGAATCCGCGCACCTCGTCAGGATTCGGATGGGCACACTGGCCACCGTTCCTGAGACCACGGGCGCATCGGGGATGCAAGCAACGATTTCTTCGCTTGAGCCGGCAACACTGCTGGCTGCGGCGGAGACGATTCCGGGGGACGCGACCGGCGCCAGTGGCGGTGCCGACAGAGCAACGCTCCCGTTGACCGGCCCGAATCGCAGTTCCTGAACCAGCCGCCCAATGGCCAGTTGCAGACGTCGCTCGTCGCCCAAGTGCGCGCTGGTTCTCTCTGCAGGACGAAACGCCGCATCCCCTGTTGCCGGGCAGATGACCGCAAGCACTCCTGCCGCCAGCACGGCGTTCCCGATCATCCCTCGCCGCCGTCGCATTGCTCATCCCTCCCTCTGGGGTGGTCCGTGCCGTCCCATGGCCGTTGCCGCGCGGATTCCTATTTCTTGCCGGCTGAATCCGCGGGCACAGGCATCGCCTTGTAGACGCCTGTGGAGCGGTCCAGCTTGTAATAACTGACGATCCGCTCGCGCTTGTCCTCCCAGGGTCGGAAATCATAGTTCGCCGCGCGCATCTCCGGGATGCCGTCACGATCCACATCGAGTGTGTCGAACTCTGCGGCGTCAAACCATGCCACGATCTTGCCCGCAACGCCATCCCAGCGCACCAGCACATGACCATGCGCGCCCCCCGCGCCGAATGCAGCCACACTGCTGACAACGACCGTCACGCCGGAATCGTTCTTGCCCCCTAACCTCATCCACCTCAAGCACGGCTGAGGGGCACTGCCTCCGGAGACCGCCGTGTCCCAGATGATCTGGGCGCGATCACCCTGGCGACGGATCGCCGCGCAATAGAGATCGTTATCGCCGCTGAACGCGCAGAAGGACAGGCCGCCCGCGGCGGTCAAGGAATCGGTATTGTTGCCGACGGCCGGAAGTTCGATACATCGACCAGACGAATGCACTGTCAGAGGGCCGTACCTCATAATCTCGTTGAGAATACCGACAGGCATCGAGTCCGCCAGCACGGCGGCCAAGGCGGGTGCCAGCTGCAGAGTCTCATTCCGGGTCATCCACGCGGCTACCGTGTCACGTTGGGCGCGCGTGTCGGCCAAGCACGAGTCGCCGAACCACAGGGACATGGCCACGAATACTGCCACAGGCAGTGCGTCTCCTGAAAACCGCCACGGGCGGCACCGATGTTTGTAGGTCCCTGCTAAGAGTGGGTCATCATCGTTCGATGGGTGCATGTATTGACTCCTGTCGAACACTGGTCAGGCGAATGTCACAATGCAGTTGCGGACCCGAATGTCATCCGAATTCTGAGGCGAGCTCAGCGGCGGCAAGTACCCCCTCCGGCCATCGCGATGCACGTTGACGGTAAGGTGGCCGGGCTAGCGCTGAACCCCGTTTCGTTGCTCAGGTGGCCGCCGCCCGCTGACCAAATCGGGCATGAACTCAAAGCTTCCTCGTGCTTTGTCGAAGCGGAACACGGATTCCGAATGCAGATGACCGCGCGCGTCCTCTCTGATCCACACCACGATTTCCATGACGCCATCTCCATCGATATCAACTGTCTCGATCAAATCGCCGGCAATGGGATGGGCGGCGATGTGCGGAGAGATGACCCGGCCATCCTTTCCATCCCATTGTAGCAAGACCTTGGCAGCCGCGCCTTTCGCGCTCACAATGCCCGTCGCCGAAAGCGTGGGCCACTTGTCCGGTTCAACACCTAACCTCATCGTATCCGGGCAGATGCCAGGAAGGGCGTACGGTAACGTCGTATCCCATACGACCTTCCATTCACCATCAAGGCTTGTGAGCACGGCATAGTAGCTCGTCGTCCACTGCCCAGTGCAGGCACAGTAGACTGCCTCCGCTCTGGATTCAGCAATCCCGGATGAATCGCGGTGCAGCTGGAGGCATCCAATCGCCCCGCCGATTGCCGATGGGTTGCGGAAGAGGAGGATATGCGACGCGACAGAATCCGGTATCGACACAGAGAGGAGTGAACACGCCGTCGGCGGGATGCCGACTCCCGAGGTAGCCCACTTTGCTTCCGTTGCCTCGCTGTATCTGACTAGGCGATCCCGAACTTCCATTCGGTCAGGATGTCCGGGTCCGGCCTCAATGTCATATGAATTGCTCTCCACAATTCCAACTGTTGTAAACGCCCAGAATGCGAGAATTGAACAAATCCGGTTCACCTGGTTTGGCGATTCCATCTTGCACTCCCTGTCAGTGTGGGCGACAGATATCAATAAAGCCGTACACGTTATGCCCGTAAGGTCCAGTGCCACTTGATCCGGACCCGCCGTTATATTTGTTCAGCGCCTGCTTCCATCGCTCATTCCATGCCAATCCGTCGTCAGTGTGACTATCGAACATCCAACGCAGATACTGTGTGCCGAACGCGATGTTTAGTGATGGACTCACTAAGTCGGCGGGATTCCCTCCGTCACCGCGATTCCATGCTAATGGGTGTAGTGTCACCTCCCACCAGAGTTGCTTGAGTCCATAGCTTCCAGCCATCGGCGTTTGGGCCACGAAATCCCGTGGCGCGAGTTCCAACCCTTGATCGGTATTGTCAGGGTCAAAGTAAACCTCATATGCCGTGATGAATCCGTCCATGTTCGCGTCAGTGCCCGCATCTACATACCGCGCACGAAAGGCAATATCGTCGGATCGCAGTCGGTCCCCTTGCGGCTGTGATGGTTCTGGCCAGCCGGAGCCTACGGCCATGTTGTATTGATTGTACGGATATTCATCAAGCGCGCTTCCTCGAGCACCACGGGCAGATCCGACCGCGATGTACTTATAGTCGAAGTCTTCGAGTTCGTAGGCGTATGCTGATGGATTAAAGGACGCGTCTTCCTCGTAGATCTGCGCCTTGGAGAGTGTCGGCGGCACTCCGTATTCCGCCGACATCTGGATGATCAGCGCATCGTACTCGTTGTGCTCAGTTCCCAAGAGGACGTTTGGGTCGACGTCGATTGACGTTTCGGCCGTCTGCCGTCCCAACGTGGCGCGAACGCGCCACTTGCGCGTGGTGCCATTCTCTGGTTTGAGCGGATAGAAATCGCCGTTGCCCAGATTCACAAGGAATTGCGTCTCGTTGGGATCGCCGTTACTCGTTCCGTCCGTGTTCAAGACTGTCCAGGCCACGCCGGGATCGCTGGCCTCCCCGGGGCCGCGCGGGCTGATGACCAGCGACCCGCCAACGCCGATGGCGTTGGCCTTCAGCTTCAGCGTATCGCCGTAGAGCACTCGCGGGCAGTCGATGCACCCGGCCGCACCCCATGCCGGAATCGTGACTCGTTTCGGCTCGCCCAGTGCCAGATATGATGACAAGGACCCGACCGCCCCCATCCCGTCACTCAGAACCGTCACGACGTTATACTCCCCCGGCGGGAGCCCGTTACGGGGAACGGAGACCTCCAAGTCCACATCCCGGAATGCCCCGGCGGGCACTGGAGTCCCCGGGGAGGGAAAGAAGATCTGACCGTTCGACTCGATCGCGGCCCAGACGACTCGTCCGGCGGCGGCGGTTTCCCCGCTGATGTGCATGCTGACGGCAGTCATGCCGCAACAGTCCACATCAATGATAGGATCGCCACCACCACCGCCACCCCCGATGAAGGTTGAATCACATCCGCATCCCAGTTCACCAATGCAGTCGCAATCGGGGCAGTCGGCGATGCAGCAACCCGTGACGGCAAGGCACGCGACGAATATCGCGGCTATCGCTCCCAGTTTACTGCTTCCGGTCGGTCGACGTGCGGAATCCATCCACGGCTCTCCGGCGCATCCCATTTGCAGCCGGGACTCCGTGCATCAAAGTGCGTGCCAATCACATCGCCTTCAGTCCTGTTTTTACGGTCTATTATGGGACAATGAGTTAGACACGCCGACAAGTCCTGCTCGCAGTCGGATTTCAGGTGCCGGTGCGTCACCTGACGCAGTCTAAAATTGGACAATTCAGTGGAAGTCGTTAGATGTCAAAGGATTGCCGCTGCGTCAGACCCCGACGCAACCTGACGCAGCTGACGCAGCGGAAACGACTGCGGCGAGTGCCACCGGCGCCAGTGGCGGTGCCGGCAGGACGACGCTCCCGTTGACCGGCCCGAATCGCAGTTCCTGAACCAGCCGCCCGATGGCCAGTGGCAGACGTTGCTCGTCGCTCAGGTGCGCGCTGGCTCTCTCCGCAGGACGAAACGCCGCATACCCTGTTGCCGGGCACATGACCGCAACCATTCCTGCCGCCAGCAGGGCTTTTCCGATCATCATCCGCCGCCGTCGCATTCCTCATTACCTGCTCTGGATGGCCCTCGGCATTCCGATGCCGGTGCCGCACGGTCTCCTATTTCTTGCCCGCCGAATCCGCGGGCACAGGCATCGCCTTGTAGACGCCTGTGGAGCGGTCCAGCTTGTAGTATCGCTCTGTGCGAATCGCCTCGAAATCGGGTGGCGTGCGGTCCAATTCCGGAATACTCAGTTCGGGTATACCGTCAAGGTCGACGTCAATGGTGTCCAAGGCGCCTCCAGAAAACTCACCCACAACCCTCCCGGTAGCTCCATTCCAACGTATTAGCGCAAATGTGAAATTGGGACCGATCCCCGAAAGGACGATCGTTACAGCCGTGTCTCCCTGTCCACCGAGGCCGCGATAAAAGCCAAAGCCCGGTTGCGGGTACGAACTTGACAGCGTAGTGTCCCAGATTACACTTGCGCGCTCCGTGGACGCACGTATGACTGCCGCATAACTCGTTGCATCGCCGCTGACAACGCAGATCGTCGAGACAGCAATGTCTGGAGCGCTCTGTTGCCTGTTGAAGTCGGGGATGTGCGCGCACCGCACATGTGAATGAGCCGTCCGCGCGCGGGAGTACTGCAAAATCTCACTCACAATCGCAGATGGAATCGAATCAGAGAGCGCTCTTGCCGTCGTATAAGGCAATGCAAGGGATTCGTTTGTCGTTAACCAGGAAACAAGCGTGTCGCGTTGACTCGGCACCTGGGCAACTACAGCAGACGCAGGATACGCCGCGCTTGGCCCACTGGCTGTGACGGCCAAGGCCACCGACATTGAGATTGGAACCAATCGACGCATGAGTACGATCTCCTCTATCTCGCTATGGGAGCGTAGTGCGGTGCGCGTGACATCACATCGTTTGCGTAAGTCCCGAATGGCGTTGAATGGTTGTAATTTGCCAACGCCGTGCGCCAGCGCAGATCCCACGACATCGTCGGGTCCGCCTGCAGCGCGGCCCTGTCTTTCTTGTGCAGGTAGCCGACGCCAAGGTCCAGGTTCAACGTGGGATCGATCAGTACACTCGGTGAACCCGCGTCGCCCCGGTTCCAGTTCATCTCGCTCTGCGCCGTCGCCCACCAGATTTGCAGCAGGCCGTAGCTGGCGGCAATGGTCGTCTGGGCCACAAACGGGACGATCGGAAAGTCGTCGTAGTGCCAACTGCTGCCCTGTCCGGGGTTGTTCCACACCAACTCCTGCGCCGACAGCACTCCGTCAGGAGGCGAATTGTCCGACAGGTTGTACCGGTTCCTGAAGTAGATGTCTTCGGGATTTGGCAAATCGCCTTGAGAGCGAGCTTCATTCGGCCAACTTTCCATTACGGTGACGCCCGACAGTGGAGTATTCACCTAGGCTTACTCTTTGAGTCGATCGCCCGATGGTATCGTCCGCTTTTCGCGTCGAACGAGTAGATGCTCTGCGCAAGACTGTCCATCGGTTTGGCTGCTGAGCGCCGGTGGTCAGTGGCCAGAATCTCGGCAACTCCATCTCCGTTGATATCCTTTTCTTCAACCCACAGACCACCGGCCCCGCCGAGAAGGTGTGCTCGTGTGCCGGTCCACAACAGATAGTCATACGACTGGTAGCCGCTTGGCGACACCAGACCCCTCAGACCAATGACAACGGAGGAATCCCCCTCCAGACCAAGTGTTGGGAACCCTACGCTGGGCTGCGGAATCTCGCCCAGTATTGTGTCCCATACGATTCCCCAAACACCGGCGACACGCTCGGTGACTCCCACGTAGCTCAACTCCTGACCATCAGTGACCACGCAGAGGACCTGATCTGTCACCCCGCTGGGGAAGGG
Coding sequences:
- a CDS encoding insulinase family protein encodes the protein MAPHLHRLMLLAVLLVLTLNNCDTSTPPSRQLVVVEDGEAPAIAARLLFGLGPSPLPAGTGAMMAALLSEPYSPAADSTLGQLRDHGVTIRAACEREVFTIDVECPPSVWAAALPLLARHLGPQTLEGLRLDELRLQQHAMIEKLRHDPLALSRAVFWSAVYPEGPGGLAAGTDRGVEQVSVENLRTFRATFLSNANVYAGLAGPVTVAMASAWETQVMAALPPGSQPASHPNPVHPDGLNVRIVELPEAESTYVLIGRALTHTCRDTAAWVMAAGAVYHALPGASRNGIDQFLRQERGLCEELEMSTGLAVAGTDGARYQSGELSANDFLTVRAAFSPVNALYATRILIKELTDYNAAGLTTEELQSYVGYLQKSHEGASPAERMRAQLAQRWLRCPPPIQPEPRGAYPLSTARIRQSVRAAFDPTDLWVIFVTSDVRTLSANLLGGTVSFTYPEWVDAREMRRLDQEYAAYRPFWEAAKTSLVRAPEFFR
- a CDS encoding sialidase family protein yields the protein MRIRPIHPVVLCSIALLLCLAADVGAQSARSLPLWFDVSAAQPPNIKINTDATTELQNEEQVAVDPTNPNNLVAVWRDFRLGYRQVGWGYSHDGGASWIEGGLIPSTPYDRDSDPAIVCNSQGVFFSVILSFQDSGNEDGLYIPVSYDSGLTWSFWSIAVENFNSLFEDKEMMAVDNTGGPTDGSVYVAWARFGATTDIYCVRSFDGITFDLERLVSDQSGVQWPVPAVGAGGRVVIAWWSYARGAIMCDISTDQGWTWGTDRVLQNIDFYPSQINGGITTFGFPALTADVTGGPFHGRFYCAFVDYGPDGRLDLYMTRSLDGGLTWTGRQRINDDPLGNGVDQFHPWIAVNPDGVVSVAFYDRRLDPANLNFDLFVTHSFDGGLTWTPNQRVSEVSSSPFNAFGAKSVEPLTPYDPKIPIAYSPNAGLIGEYIGIAASRLRATTVFTDTRNGHQDVYAANVPLRLFPPKLMAPADAAISTDPAPTLQWADWSIYDSACIYTVEYATDPDFAVNVTRQSGLPGYTLETTPLADGIWHWRVRATDPFGDSSAWSASRRVWVDATPPVVPALLPPSPLDGAVTIDATPEFFWSASPAGNGTPVRYTLEVARDIDFTQDARTYSDLSATLWTIPDADSLARNATWYWRVEAVDSAGWHSGWSVAEDFLVIPPYVLGDYNNDGFLDVVDVVGMVNVAFRGGTTPAPPPERMDVNCDGAYDVVDVVLLVNHIFRATAAPHCP
- a CDS encoding N-acetyltransferase translates to MQPRNVVAPADSRRDREEFLRFPEQLYARCPHWVCPLRAERRAFFDPRRNPFFANAEVQLFLARRDGQVVGRVSAHIYHPHNRTHNEKTGFFGFFECENNFETARALWDAARAWLAARGMTHMRGPANFTTNHEIGFLVDAFDHPPVIMMTYTMPYYLDFAERYGMVKAMDVYAYHTDDSRKFDDRAGRLVDRIRRRVGVTIRPIDMRRFDEEVDRVKIIYNGAWAPNWGFVPMDEAEFRHLGNELKQIIDPRIVLFAEVDGRPVGFSLALPDINQALIHVHGRLFPFGLFKLLWLTKVRKVCTRIRVLVMGILPEYQKRGIDTVLNYETDVRGRAAGYREAEMSWVLENNDEMNAVAKNLGYQRYKTYRIYEMAL